In Phyllostomus discolor isolate MPI-MPIP mPhyDis1 chromosome 3, mPhyDis1.pri.v3, whole genome shotgun sequence, a single genomic region encodes these proteins:
- the LOC114511686 gene encoding selenoprotein P: MRVTESFPLLQDNPAMWSGLGLALAFCLLPWAGAESQGQGSFCKEPPAWSIGDQDPMLNSHGSVTVVALLQASUSFCIMQASSLEDLRVKLEKEGFANISYVVVNHQGPPSRSKYVQLKKKVSEHIPVYQQEENQTDVWTLLHGSKDDFLIYDRCGRLVYHLGLPFSILGFPYVEQAIKFAYCEEKCGNCSFTIPDDDDVCKNVSLATTRKTTEAPEPQPHPHHRDHHRHGHQHWHGHGHQHWHVKHGQPSENQHPEAPPESEHPLSPGLHHHHKLKGPQRQGDPASUDEPENEPLPPSSSQKEVVTSCGKRCINRLLUKLPKDSASAPSSUCUHCRHLIFEKTGSAVTUQCRESLPSLCSUEGLWAEENVIESUQURSPRVAUPESRRPQPTEASTTUSUKDKAEM, from the exons ATGAGGGTGACAGAAAGCTTTCCTCTCCTACAGGACAACCCAGCCATGTGGAGCGGCCTGGGGCTTGCCCTGGctttctgcctcctgccctgggcgGGAGCGGAGAGCCAGGGGCAGGGCTCCTTCTGCAAGGAGCCTCCAGCCTGGAGCATCGGGGATCAAGACCCGATGCTGAACTCCCACGGCTCGGTCACCGTGGTCGCCCTTCTCCAGGCCAGCTGATCCTTCTGCATTATGCAGGCGTCCAG TCTGGAAGACCTGCGAGTAAAACTGGAGAAAGAGGGCTTTGCCAACATTTCCTATGTTGTTGTGAATCACCAAGGACCCCCTTCTCGATCCAAATACGTGCAGCTTAAAAAGAAGGTTTCAGAGCATATCCCTGTTTATCAGCAAGAAGAAAACCAAACCGATGTCTGGACGCTCTTACATGGGAGCAAAGATGACTTCCTCATATATGACAG ATGTGGCCGCCTCGTGTACCACCTCGGCCTGCCTTTCTCCATCCTAGGTTTCCCGTACGTGGAACAGGCCATTAAGTTCGCTTACTGCGAGGAGAAATGTGGGAACTGCTCTTTCACG ATCCCAGACGATGATGACGTCTGTAAAAATGTGTCCTTGGCCACCACGAGGAAAACCACCGAGGCCCCAGAgccgcagccccacccccaccatcgcGACCACCACCGGCACGGGCACCAGCACTGGCACGGGCACGGGCACCAGCACTGGCACGTTAAGCACGGCCAGCCCTCAGAGAATCAGCATCCGGAAGCACCACCCGAGTCTGAGCACCCCCTTTCTCCAGGCCTTCATCACCACCATAAGCTCAAGGGCCCCCAAAGACAGGGGGACCCAGCGAGTTGAGATGAGCCAGAGAATGAACCGTTACCACCTTCTTCTTCACAAAAGGAGGTGGTGACCTCCTGTGGAAAGAGATGTATAAATCGGTTACTCTGAAAGTTGCCCAAAGATTCGGCGTCAGCTCCTAGCAGCTGATGCTGACATTGTCGACATCTGATATTTGAAAAAACAGGGTCTGCAGTCACCTGACAGTGTCGGGAAAGCCTCCCCTCTTTGTGTAGCTGAGAGGGGCTGTGGGCGGAGGAGAACGTCATTGAATCTTGACAGTGACGTTCGCCTCGGGTCGCCTGACCAGAGAGTCGGCGGCCCCAGCCCACAGAAGCCAGCACCACCTGAAGCTGAAAAGATAAGGCAGAAATGTGA